TGTTATGGCCCACTCGGCACTCGCTAGTTCGGACTCAATAGCCCTAATTACCTCTTCACAGAACAAATCGTCTTCGAGCATCATGATGTTAAAATTCAAAACCTCCAGGTGATCCCCCTTCTCCATGGGATCAAATCTTTCAATTATTGAACGTAGATGCTTTTTTGACTTTTGTACGGCACTGAGAAATCTCTCTTTTTCTGATTGTATAAAGGCTGGATCGACCCCGGATCTCTCTACAAACGTCTTTGTGCGATCGAGCAGGGCAACCCTTCCAAGGGCAACACCTGGAGAAATTGCTATTCCTTTTAACTTAAATCTCATGACTCTTCCCCAAATCCGCTATCGACAAGCTTCTCGATCTCCGAGATAGCCTCATCTGCGTCCTCACCTTTCGCGACTACCTCTATTTTAGTACCTTTTATAGCAGCAAGAGAAAGAACACCCAGTATGCTTTTCCCATCCACAGCATAGCCGTCCTTCATAAGGTGTATATCTGAGGAAAATTTATTTGAAAGGCGTACAAAGATAGCAGCGGCTCGCGCATGAAGACCGAGCTTATTCTTCACTGTAAAAACCTTGCTCCTCTCTACACTGCTCATTCTAGCGGGGCACCAATTTATCGCTATATATATTTATTCTGTTTGAAATCAGAAGACTCTGGAATCTAAAAACATCCGGTTATTTATTATAGGGTTTGGTGAGTATTTTTTCAAACCTGCGAAAGGGGGTTGTGGTTTAAATAAATTTCTATCAATGTCCGTGTTCACATCGAGATCTCTATCGTATTTCAGAGAAATTAAATATTCATCAACCCTGAGCTCAATTCGTCGGGGGATCTGCGTACCATTTCCAACATCTATAAAATCTTCAAATTCACATGTCGCAGTCGAACCATTTTCCAAAGTAATCATAGCCTTTGAGATCCTATAATTCAGGGGATTTATCCAGAGGACACTCTCTTTTCTCCTGTCTTTAAACAGGGTTAAGACAACTCGACCATCATCCACACCTAGAAGCACTCGGGAATTCATAAAATCAGGCGCCTCAGGCAATCGGCCTAAGAAGAGATTGACCAGGTTTTTCAGCGTAATCTTAACCGGAAGGTCAGGGTAGAAATATGAGATATCGAATTCTTCCAAATTATCGAATTCGTTTCTCTCTTTGGCTGAAATTACATAGACCTTCTGACCATTTGAAATGATCATGCCCACTGTCCTGCCAAATGGGGCTATCGCCTCTAAACGTAACAGGTTCGGCTCTTCGGCAATTGTTACTTGTTTATAAGAAACATTGTTATAAGGGGATTCAATATTAACGGACGCTAGACCCTTTACAGAATTAACACTGTCTTCAGCATCTATAACCTTCGATATAACGTCTCCAAGATCGATACGTTCTATATCTATCTCTAACGTCTTCTTTGCACAGGATAATAAAAGAGGGAGGATTAAGATTAAATGCTTGTTCAAGCTAAATTTTTTCCTTTCCTATCTGGGCATTTATTTTCTCTTTTATCACAAGTATCTTTTCCTGAAGCCTTTCCTTGATCTCAATATCGTCATCTTCATTAAGTTCTAAACCCTTCTCATAATATTGTAAGGCCTTCAAAACATCTCCCTTGTCATTATACACATCCCCTAGGTGCTCCATGATACTCGGATCATCGGAAGTGAGCTCAACCGCCTCCAACAAATACTCTAGTGCTTTATCTAACTGTCCCTTCTTATAATAGACCCACCCAAGGCTATCTATTATATACCCTCTGTTTGGCGATATTTCGTTCGCCTTCTTCACCAACATTTCGGCCTCGTCGAGATTCTTCCCCATCTCAGCATAAGAATAACCGATGAAATTCAGGGCATCGGCATGATTAGGATTTTCCTCTATTATTTCCCTCATGGTTGATATCCCCTTTTCTTCATCCTTCTTCATGAAGTATGTAA
The DNA window shown above is from Thermodesulfobacteriota bacterium and carries:
- a CDS encoding HPr family phosphocarrier protein, whose amino-acid sequence is MSSVERSKVFTVKNKLGLHARAAAIFVRLSNKFSSDIHLMKDGYAVDGKSILGVLSLAAIKGTKIEVVAKGEDADEAISEIEKLVDSGFGEES
- a CDS encoding DUF4292 domain-containing protein produces the protein MNKHLILILPLLLSCAKKTLEIDIERIDLGDVISKVIDAEDSVNSVKGLASVNIESPYNNVSYKQVTIAEEPNLLRLEAIAPFGRTVGMIISNGQKVYVISAKERNEFDNLEEFDISYFYPDLPVKITLKNLVNLFLGRLPEAPDFMNSRVLLGVDDGRVVLTLFKDRRKESVLWINPLNYRISKAMITLENGSTATCEFEDFIDVGNGTQIPRRIELRVDEYLISLKYDRDLDVNTDIDRNLFKPQPPFAGLKKYSPNPIINNRMFLDSRVF